From the Argentina anserina chromosome 3, drPotAnse1.1, whole genome shotgun sequence genome, the window ACACTAAGTTCGCTGCTCATCAAATATGATTAGCTTTTAAGGGAGCATGAACACAAGTACACAACCGGAAATTGTCCTACTGCACACTGCACTCCAGTCCGTAGAGTATTTAAACTATACACTCAGGTATATAAGTGATATTTATAATGAAGGGAAGAGTGAGTAGCTATTCTCATGTCCAAATAGTGGTGTACTGGACTTATTTCTAAGCCGAAGTACCCAAATTGAGAATCTTCTATCAAGCTTTATGAGACAGAATAAGTACTGCAAACAGAAATAATAATCTACTTCaacaaaagaagttaagatGCAGGATTgagaaaaaagaatgaaatcctttaatttcatatttcaCAATTGCAGTGTGTAATATACAAGCAGCTCTCAATTTCCCACTCACTATTACAAAGAATAAGCAATCATATCCAAGTAATCCAACACATGGAATCTCTGAAGTATGTTCCTAAATATCGACAACTGATTACTATACACACACTAGCCGGTTCACAACTCACCAGAAATCACCGCCATTGATGCACAAGAACTCCAGCCTCTCTGAGCCTAGTAAACAGGTCCAAACACTGACCAAAACTCCTCTTGAACTTGGTGCTACGCCGACCGCGACAATACCTCTACCACTTATTGTAATGACACTCCATAAAAACCTCATCAATCAAGCAAATAGCTCCACTCTCAATCAACCTCGGAACCAAATAAAACTCACCCCCCTCCACATCCATCCTCACCACCACGAAATCCCTCTCCGAAACACTCCTCTTCAACCACTCCACAAAATCAATCCCCCTAATCTTATGATTCTTATAACTCGAAAAACTACTCCCTTTCGAACCCCACGTAATCTCATAGAACAACGTCTCATTCCTCACCCAAGCCGCATAAGGCACAAGACTAACCCCTTCTTTATCTCTGTACTCCTCATGAAAAACCCTATCAGCCTCCATTGCATAAACCTCAAAGCTCCTCCCCTGTTTTGGGTACTGCTTCTTGAACCAGCTTCCTACACTAGACTCATATCCACGAGCCCCCATGTCAATATAAACATACCTCTGCTTAAAGCTAATGTCCGCCATTGAAGTCAAGTACTTGACCTTCCTCTTGTTTCTCTTCCAAGCTTTCCACGGCCTCAGTGGCTCCTCCTCTATCAAGGGCTCTGCTTTTTGTGCAAATTCCCGCTTATACCCCGGAATTATGCATTTATTAGCTAAATTGCCACGGAGCCCCaattttctagggttttgaaaCTGCGTCTCTTTTCTGAGAACGACTTCCCGAACCGACGTCGTATCGACGCCCTCGACGTCACGAGTGCGGAGGACACGGCAGCAGTTGAACAAGTCGAGAAAGGAATTGAAGCTGTAATTGTCTTTAGCGAAGATTTGGGCGACGAAAAACCCGCCGGGTTTGAGGGTCCTGCAGACCTCGTCGGCGAAATCCGCGGGCCGACCCGACCGGTCCAGCGACCCGTTGGCGGAGAATTCGAAGTCGAATGTGGAATCATCGAATGGCTGGCGATGGGGGAGACCGGGGAGGATCAACGGCGGAGAAGCGTCGTCGTCGGAGATTCCAATAGAATTAACGACGCCGTTTTCTTTAAGCGCCTGGACTTCTTCTCCGGCGTGGGTCGCGATGCAGAGGGCGCTGGAACTGGGGGCGAGGAAGCCCTCGGCGATGAGATCTTGGAAGATTTCGGAGTAGTAATCCGCTGCTCTGCGCCACTTCTTGGTCGTCCAGAGATCGGAGACACGTGGCGAAGTAATGGCGGCGATTCGATGGGGGTGGTTTGGGAGAAAGAGCGGTTGGGGGAAGAAGCAGAAATCGTTGTGGCCGCAGGACTGGTTGGAGATGGTGGTGACGTAGGCAAAGTGGACGGCGAGGAAGAGGACGGTGAAGGCGAGGAGGCGGGGGAGGGTGGTTTTTAGCTGGTTGGGTTTCAATGGCTGAGGATTCATATCAAGAAGAGAACCAGAGAATGAAGAAGGAGATTTCGGGTTTAGGGAGAAACGAAAATTAGAGGGAAAGTTGATCTCTGGAGGGTACAAACGCGTGGCTGATGGTGATTTGTTGAGGTTATATCGCCGTTTTGCGGCAAGGGTTAGTGGACTAGGCCTGCTAATGTGTATGGGCTTGATGAGCCTGTGGCAGCCTTCTGGACTCGCTTCTCTGAGGTCTCTCTCTTCTTAGAGTTCTTGGCACATCTCATTTTACACCTTAGAATTTTGGAAGGTTTTGGATGGTGAGAAAAGAATGATTGAGAACCCTTTTGTTTGATAGAAAATTGCATTAAATGTCGGTACTATTAGTTAAGCCTTCTGatattttaattgaaatttcCAAACATAATTGAAAAACTCTCGAGTAGTTAACAGCGATCATATTTTCGTGCTACTAAAATTTATCGTAATCTTAATTCAATTGCTGACTGTGGTATAATTTCTTCATATCGTAAATAAGACAATTGGACATAGGGCTACAAAGCCCTCATGAACCATGTCACAAATTTTGGCATCACACTATAAAAATCCTCTAAACAAGTTGAATACCTGATAAGAGTGGGTGATGTTCCTTTCTGTCCAAGATTTTCATCATGTGAATGATATTCTAGCAAAGCGTAGAAACGTGAGATGCTTGTGTTTGAGAAACCCCCTTTACCATATAGAATAAGAGAAGAGGACAATCGTAGCACATCTATGAAAAACAGGATCATCGACAGCAGTAGATAAGAGGAGATTAAACAAAAGGGAGCAAGGAGCCGTAAGAATATTGATTAACTAATAGAAATATAGATCAAGAAACACTACACAAGGAGATAGTGATTGCTTGCTCGGTTTGGTGTTGGGCAGGCCTCACGGTCCCATTTGCCCCACATTTGTCCCATGTGTGCCGTGTGGCTCACGGCATAATTAACGCATATTAGATCGTACTGCCCACGTACTATAATAGATATAgatatcaatcatatcataTACTAAAATGAATAAATTCTTAATACTTGTTTCATCTTTTGCAAAGCAATCACATACTAAGATGTCAAGATGCTTTCTCTACTTGGCAAAATTCTAATGGTGTTTTTGTCTAGATAAGTGAGCTGTGATCCATCATTTTACCGATACTTGTTTCATCTTCTACAAAGCAATCACATACTAAGTTGTCAAAAGAAAACTCTAAGGTTAAAGTATGGTTGATCACCTCCTTTTCTACTCGGCAAAATGCTAAtggcatttttttttcctaatctGGGAGCTGTTGTACAACGATAAATGTAGCTCGTGATTCATCATTTTACCGATAACGCAGCAGTTCTTCAATTTACCAATAATCTAATAATCTCTCCCCATCTACTGTCATtaataaaaaccaaaaataaaataaaagatataACTAAATAAAAAGGAATGGCCATCAGCATCCATGAATCACGACTCAATACGATGAATGCAGCTGCATATAAGTGGGCTCCCCATAGAGACCAACCCAGAATAGCCCATGTGTGAAGgaaataaaaacagaaaaattaaagaaaaaatacaCATTTGACGTTGACCAACTTGGGCTAAAAGTAATGT encodes:
- the LOC126787502 gene encoding uncharacterized protein LOC126787502 translates to MNPQPLKPNQLKTTLPRLLAFTVLFLAVHFAYVTTISNQSCGHNDFCFFPQPLFLPNHPHRIAAITSPRVSDLWTTKKWRRAADYYSEIFQDLIAEGFLAPSSSALCIATHAGEEVQALKENGVVNSIGISDDDASPPLILPGLPHRQPFDDSTFDFEFSANGSLDRSGRPADFADEVCRTLKPGGFFVAQIFAKDNYSFNSFLDLFNCCRVLRTRDVEGVDTTSVREVVLRKETQFQNPRKLGLRGNLANKCIIPGYKREFAQKAEPLIEEEPLRPWKAWKRNKRKVKYLTSMADISFKQRYVYIDMGARGYESSVGSWFKKQYPKQGRSFEVYAMEADRVFHEEYRDKEGVSLVPYAAWVRNETLFYEITWGSKGSSFSSYKNHKIRGIDFVEWLKRSVSERDFVVVRMDVEGGEFYLVPRLIESGAICLIDEVFMECHYNKW